In a genomic window of Corynebacterium choanae:
- the tkt gene encoding transketolase, producing MTETNIAELTQRSYPADWSDLDTKAVDAARILAADAVQRCGSGHPGTAMSLAPLAYTLYQKIMVHDPADPKWVGRDRFVLSCGHSSLTQYIQLFYGGFGLELDDIKNLRTEGALTPGHPEYGHTKGVEITTGPLGQGLASAVGMAMASRRERGLFDPQAAAGESVFDHWIYCIASDGDMQEGVTAEACSLAGTQALGNLIVIWDDNRISIEDDTQIAFTEDVAARYRAYNWQVLEVEGGEDVAAIVDAIEQAKSDTERPTLIRLRTVIGYPAPNKMNTGASHGAALGADEVAATKQALGFDPRVDFPVDDELLAHTRKLVERGKAAHDAWNSRFQQWQEANPEQAALFDRINSRTLPEDFAAGLPSFDPDPKGIATRSASEQCLQALGATLPELWGGSADLAGSNNTVIKNNPSFGPTAITTDTWSTSPYGRNLHFGIREHAMGAIINGISLHGGTRAYGGTFLIFSDYMRPAVRLAALMGVDAYYVWTHDSIGLGEDGPTHQPVEQLASLRAIPNVSVVRPADANETAAAWKAVLEYRPSPKALALSRQNLPVLEGTKELATDGVARGGYVLSDCAGTPDVLLIASGSEVQLAIAAQQQLQQENVSARVVSMPCLDWFLEQPAEYQESVLPAEVRARVTVEAGIAMPWYRLLGAFGEAVSLEHFGESAPADRLFEKYGFTAENVVAKAKQSIANTTVCPAQ from the coding sequence GTGACTGAAACCAATATTGCCGAACTGACCCAGCGCAGCTATCCCGCTGACTGGTCAGATCTTGACACCAAAGCGGTTGACGCAGCCCGTATTTTGGCAGCCGACGCGGTACAGCGCTGTGGCTCCGGACATCCCGGTACCGCCATGTCCTTAGCCCCGCTGGCATACACGCTGTACCAGAAAATCATGGTGCACGATCCAGCTGATCCGAAGTGGGTTGGTCGCGACCGGTTTGTGCTGTCTTGCGGCCATTCCTCGCTCACGCAGTACATTCAACTGTTCTATGGCGGTTTCGGTCTTGAGTTAGACGATATTAAAAACTTGCGCACCGAAGGTGCACTCACCCCAGGCCATCCTGAATATGGCCACACCAAGGGCGTAGAGATTACCACCGGCCCGCTCGGTCAAGGGCTTGCCTCCGCGGTGGGTATGGCCATGGCTTCACGCCGCGAACGCGGCTTATTTGATCCCCAGGCCGCCGCCGGCGAATCAGTGTTTGACCACTGGATTTACTGCATTGCCTCCGACGGTGACATGCAGGAAGGGGTAACTGCGGAAGCATGTTCGCTGGCAGGCACCCAGGCGCTGGGCAATCTCATCGTTATCTGGGACGATAACCGAATCTCCATCGAAGACGACACCCAGATTGCATTCACCGAAGATGTTGCGGCTCGATACCGTGCCTACAACTGGCAGGTATTGGAAGTCGAAGGTGGCGAAGATGTGGCTGCCATCGTCGACGCTATCGAACAGGCGAAAAGCGACACGGAACGCCCCACACTCATCCGCCTACGGACGGTTATCGGCTATCCTGCGCCAAATAAGATGAACACTGGTGCTTCGCACGGTGCAGCGCTTGGCGCCGATGAAGTGGCAGCAACAAAGCAAGCATTGGGATTTGATCCGCGGGTCGACTTCCCTGTTGACGATGAGCTGCTCGCTCACACTCGTAAGCTTGTTGAACGCGGCAAAGCTGCACACGATGCCTGGAACTCTCGCTTCCAACAGTGGCAAGAGGCAAACCCTGAGCAGGCTGCACTGTTTGATCGGATTAACAGCCGCACTCTGCCGGAAGACTTTGCTGCTGGTTTGCCATCGTTTGACCCAGATCCGAAGGGTATCGCTACCCGTTCGGCAAGCGAACAATGTCTGCAAGCCCTCGGTGCTACCCTGCCGGAACTGTGGGGTGGTTCCGCAGACCTGGCTGGTTCGAATAACACGGTTATCAAAAACAATCCGAGCTTCGGCCCTACCGCGATTACCACCGATACATGGTCGACTTCCCCCTACGGTCGAAATCTTCACTTCGGTATTCGGGAACATGCCATGGGCGCAATCATTAACGGCATCAGCTTGCATGGTGGCACCCGCGCCTACGGCGGCACGTTCCTTATTTTCTCGGACTACATGCGCCCCGCTGTGCGGCTTGCAGCCTTGATGGGTGTCGACGCCTACTATGTGTGGACACATGACTCCATCGGCTTGGGCGAAGATGGGCCAACCCACCAGCCAGTGGAACAGCTCGCATCATTGCGTGCGATTCCCAACGTTTCAGTGGTTCGTCCTGCGGACGCGAATGAAACAGCAGCAGCTTGGAAAGCGGTGTTGGAATATCGTCCATCACCGAAGGCCTTGGCATTGTCCCGGCAAAATCTTCCTGTTTTGGAAGGCACGAAAGAGCTCGCTACCGACGGTGTCGCTCGCGGCGGGTATGTGCTCAGCGACTGTGCCGGTACCCCAGATGTGCTGCTGATCGCCTCCGGTTCCGAGGTGCAGCTTGCAATCGCTGCCCAGCAACAGTTGCAGCAAGAAAACGTGTCCGCCCGGGTGGTATCGATGCCATGTCTTGACTGGTTCTTAGAGCAGCCAGCCGAATACCAAGAGTCGGTGCTGCCCGCCGAGGTTCGTGCCCGAGTCACAGTTGAGGCCGGTATCGCAATGCCGTGGTATCGCCTGCTGGGCGCTTTCGGTGAAGCTGTTTCCTTGGAGCACTTCGGCGAAAGTGCACCTGCTGACCGTCTCTTCGAAAAGTATGGCTTTACTGCGGAAAATGTGGTCGCCAAAGCAAAGCAGTCGATCGCAAACACGACGGTGTGCCCCGCACAATAG
- a CDS encoding heme o synthase has translation METIRSYFALTKPRVIELLLVASFPAMLQADRGANHVGLILATVIGGWMGAAAANTFNMIADSDIDQKMRRTQRRPLAAHTVTNQQATVFAWSLTVASFLWLWLLCGSLLAAVFVMITIAFYIFVYTKWLKRSTPQNVVWGGAAGCMPVMVGWAVIVDHLPDGEPHRWWQAAVLFMVIFFWTPPHTWALAMKYKDDYAAAGVPMMPVVRPPAVVTKQIVLYTWATVATTLLLLPAAGLLYGVVAIGAGIWFIVRAHMLHKGVLQGIEVQPMKLFLLSNNYLAIVFVALSVDAYINLPLLGDVLTGIM, from the coding sequence TTGGAAACAATCAGGTCCTACTTCGCGTTGACGAAGCCGCGGGTCATTGAGCTGTTGCTGGTGGCTTCCTTTCCAGCAATGCTGCAAGCCGATCGCGGAGCAAACCATGTGGGTTTGATTCTGGCAACAGTGATCGGCGGTTGGATGGGTGCAGCTGCAGCGAACACGTTCAACATGATCGCCGACAGTGACATTGACCAAAAGATGCGCCGCACACAGCGGCGTCCTTTGGCGGCTCATACGGTGACTAATCAACAAGCGACGGTCTTCGCCTGGAGTTTGACTGTGGCCAGCTTCCTCTGGCTGTGGCTGCTGTGCGGATCATTGCTGGCTGCTGTGTTCGTGATGATCACCATCGCGTTTTATATTTTCGTCTACACCAAATGGCTGAAGCGCTCTACTCCGCAAAATGTGGTGTGGGGTGGGGCAGCTGGATGTATGCCTGTCATGGTGGGGTGGGCGGTCATCGTTGATCATCTGCCTGATGGCGAACCGCATCGATGGTGGCAGGCTGCGGTGCTGTTTATGGTGATTTTCTTCTGGACGCCACCACATACCTGGGCGTTGGCGATGAAATATAAGGACGACTACGCCGCCGCTGGTGTTCCGATGATGCCGGTAGTTCGTCCACCGGCGGTAGTTACGAAACAGATTGTGCTCTACACGTGGGCGACGGTAGCCACCACTTTGCTTCTGCTCCCTGCCGCAGGTCTGCTGTACGGAGTGGTTGCTATCGGTGCGGGGATTTGGTTTATTGTGCGGGCACACATGCTGCACAAGGGGGTGCTGCAAGGGATTGAAGTCCAGCCGATGAAGTTGTTCCTGCTTTCCAACAATTATTTGGCGATTGTGTTTGTCGCCTTATCGGTGGATGCATATATCAATCTGCCGCTGCTCGGTGATGTGCTCACCGGGATTATGTGA
- the tal gene encoding transaldolase, giving the protein MTAIDDLQQLGTATWLDDLSRDRLDSGNLAELIDTKSIVGVTTNPAIFATAMSQGTAYDAQIAELQAANCAPVDAVYAMAVDDVRRACDVFADVFARTDGRDGRVSIEVDPRISDDAESTLAQARELAKQVDRPGVMIKIPATEGSLPAITAALSEGISVNVTLIFSIACYRQVLQAFADGITQAAENGHDVSKIHSVASVFVSRLDAEVDARLAAIGTPEALALQGKAGIANARRAYQVYLDFVAENQLPAGANMQRLLWASTGVKNPDYPQDMYVVELAGPDTVNTMPEATIDATLAAKRVHGDTLTGTAEESLRIFEQLGEVGINFEEVFTKLEQEGVEKFVDSWESLLANMETRLAQ; this is encoded by the coding sequence ATGACTGCTATTGACGATTTACAACAACTTGGCACCGCTACTTGGCTGGACGACTTGTCGCGGGATCGCCTTGATTCCGGCAATTTAGCTGAACTTATTGACACCAAATCGATTGTTGGTGTCACCACTAACCCCGCTATTTTTGCAACTGCCATGTCGCAAGGCACTGCCTATGATGCCCAGATCGCCGAGCTTCAAGCAGCAAACTGCGCACCGGTTGATGCGGTGTATGCCATGGCAGTCGATGATGTTCGTCGTGCCTGCGATGTTTTCGCCGATGTGTTTGCCCGTACTGACGGTCGGGATGGCCGGGTTTCCATTGAAGTTGATCCGCGGATTAGTGATGATGCGGAAAGCACCCTGGCGCAGGCACGTGAACTTGCCAAACAGGTCGACCGGCCGGGGGTCATGATTAAGATTCCGGCTACCGAAGGTTCCCTTCCGGCAATCACAGCGGCGTTAAGCGAAGGCATTTCGGTCAATGTCACCCTGATCTTCTCGATTGCCTGCTACCGACAGGTACTGCAGGCGTTTGCTGATGGCATTACGCAAGCCGCCGAAAATGGCCACGATGTTTCCAAGATTCATTCGGTGGCATCGGTGTTTGTTTCCCGGCTTGATGCGGAAGTTGATGCACGGCTAGCAGCCATCGGTACCCCGGAGGCACTCGCCTTGCAGGGCAAAGCAGGTATTGCTAATGCACGTCGGGCGTATCAGGTTTATCTCGACTTTGTTGCCGAAAATCAGCTGCCAGCAGGAGCAAATATGCAGCGTCTGTTGTGGGCATCGACTGGGGTGAAGAATCCGGACTATCCCCAAGATATGTACGTGGTGGAGCTGGCCGGACCGGACACCGTCAACACCATGCCAGAAGCAACCATCGATGCGACTTTGGCAGCGAAGCGAGTCCACGGCGATACCTTGACCGGCACCGCTGAAGAATCCCTGCGTATCTTCGAGCAGCTTGGGGAAGTTGGCATCAACTTTGAAGAAGTGTTCACCAAGCTGGAACAAGAAGGCGTGGAAAAGTTTGTGGATTCCTGGGAGTCGCTGCTTGCCAATATGGAAACTCGTCTCGCTCAGTAG